A region of Micropterus dolomieu isolate WLL.071019.BEF.003 ecotype Adirondacks linkage group LG01, ASM2129224v1, whole genome shotgun sequence DNA encodes the following proteins:
- the LOC123969514 gene encoding equilibrative nucleoside transporter 2-like, which produces MSYKYSPPADRGHAVALIIFVLGLGTLLPWNFFMTASQYFNGRLAGDNTPNGTSGIAAKDYNYDSWMALLSQLPLLLFTLLNSFLYQWVREGLRVTSSLIVIFLLFSVTAALVPVHMQPDTFFSVTMATIWFINVFSAVLQGSLFGMVGLFPPRYSTLFMSGQALAGIFAAFAMLFSILSNAEKDSAALGYFITPCVATLGTLLCYLLLPHLEFARFYLNRSQSEKEETMQEILNSTDKKVLNNGKDLEANGKLTSEAEECQERSSVLAVFKKIWLMAACVTCVFAVTLSVFPVITVRVQTVYTDNAAWKKVFTCVCCFIVFNAMDFAGRSSPSLVQWPSKGSVLFPAAVLSRLLFIPLLMLCNVPNSNLTILFRHDAAFVFIMALFSFSNGYLASHCMAYAPQLVRSKDCETAGSLMTFFLVLGLALGASFSFLLGKAV; this is translated from the exons atgtcttatAAATACAGTCCACCTGCCGACCG CGGCCATGCTGTGGCCCTCATCATCTTTGTGCTCGGTCTGGGAACTCTTCTGCCCTGGAACTTCTTCATGACGGCCTCTCAG TATTTCAACGGGCGTCTCGCAGGTGATAACACCCCCAACGGCACATCAGGCATTGCTGCTAAAGACTACAACTATGACAGCTGGATGGCCTTGCTTTCCCAGCTGCCCCTGCTGCTGTTCACCCTGCTCAACTCTTTCCTGTATCAGTG GGTGAGGGAGGGTCTCCGCGTGACCTCCAGCCTGATcgtcatcttcctcctcttctccgtCACCGCCGCTCTGGTTCCGGTGCACATGCAGCCAGACACTTTCTTTTCCGTCACCATGGCAACCAtctggttcatcaacg TGTTCAGTGCGGTGCTGCAGGGCAGTCTGTTCGGGATGGTCGGCCTGTTTCCTCCACGATACAGCACTCTGTTCATGAGCGGTCAGGCTCTGGCCGGGATCTTCGCTGCATTCGCGATGCTGTTCTCCATCTTAA GTAACGCTGAGAAAGACTCGGCTGCGTTGGGATACTTCATCACGCCGTGTGTCGCCACTCTGGGGACTCTGCTGTGTTACCTGCTGCTGCCACACCTG GAATTTGCTCGTTTTTACCTGAACAGAAGTCAGTCTGAAAAGGAGGAGACGATGCAGGAAATCCTCAACAGTACAG acaaaaaagtgtTGAACAACGGCAAAGACCTTGAGGCCAACGGGAAGCTCACCAGTGAGGCAGAAGAGTGTCAGGAGCGTTCCTCCGTCCTGGCTGTCTTCAAGAAG atCTGGCTGATGGCTGCGTGTGTGACGTGTGTGTTTGCCGTCACCCTGTCGGTGTTTCCCGTGATCACAGTCCGAGTGCAGACGGTCTACACGGACAACGCCGCCTGGA AGAAAGTGTTTACCTGTGTTTGCTGCTTCATCGTTTTCAACGCCATGGACTTTGCCGGCCGCAGCTCCCCATCTCTCGTCCAATGG CCTTCGAAGGGGAGCGTTCTGTTTCCTGCCGCTGTGCTGTCCCGTCTGCTCTTCATCCCTCTGCTCATGTTGTGCAACGTCCCGAACTCCAATCTCACCATCCTCTTCCGTCACGACGCTGCCTTCGTCTTCATCATGGCCCTGTTCTCCTTCTCCAACGGATACTTGGCGAGCCACTGCATGGCCTACGCTCCACA GTTGGTGCGGAGTAAGGACTGTGAGACAGCCGGCTCTCTGATGACCTTCTTCCTCGTTCTGGGTCTGGCTCTGGGAGCGTCGTTCTCCTTCCTGCTGGGAAAAGCGGTTTAG